A DNA window from Streptomyces sp. B21-083 contains the following coding sequences:
- a CDS encoding SDR family NAD(P)-dependent oxidoreductase — MRIFLCTRDADAVAATVKLLHEEGVDADGQTCDVRSTEQVEAFVRAAVDRYGPIDVLARPGIRRGSSVAARRAPQCSVTVNVFVDAATGPHSRSLVTSGSRVHCKRY, encoded by the coding sequence CTGCGGATCTTCCTCTGCACGCGGGACGCCGACGCTGTCGCCGCAACCGTCAAACTCCTGCACGAGGAGGGTGTGGACGCCGACGGGCAGACCTGCGACGTGCGCTCCACCGAGCAGGTGGAGGCCTTCGTGCGCGCCGCCGTCGACCGGTACGGCCCGATCGACGTCCTGGCGCGGCCGGGGATCCGGCGTGGCTCGTCTGTCGCGGCTCGGCGGGCACCTCAGTGCTCTGTCACCGTGAATGTGTTCGTGGATGCGGCTACTGGGCCGCACTCACGGTCGCTGGTGACATCTGGCTCGCGGGTCCACTGCAAGCGGTACTGA
- a CDS encoding glycosyltransferase gives MRRQRRRPACRGRSAGPLPPNVRAVDVVPLNELLPSCAAIIHHGVAGTLRTVMAQGVPQVIVPARMWCNTPSAEQARAAGVALACPPEWLTAGQSRATVTRVLPAAFTSPELWEVERERVFGQRRWTSQRAVRARDPRRFPLPPSPVCGFSDVGHR, from the coding sequence TTGCGGCGACAGCGTCGGCGTCCCGCGTGCAGAGGAAGATCCGCAGGCCCGCTGCCGCCGAACGTCCGGGCTGTCGACGTCGTCCCGCTGAACGAGTTGCTGCCGAGTTGCGCGGCGATCATCCACCACGGCGTGGCGGGCACCTTGCGGACGGTGATGGCCCAGGGAGTGCCACAGGTCATCGTCCCGGCCCGCATGTGGTGCAACACCCCGAGCGCGGAGCAGGCCCGGGCGGCCGGAGTGGCCCTGGCGTGTCCGCCCGAGTGGCTCACGGCCGGCCAGTCGCGCGCGACGGTGACGCGGGTGCTTCCGGCGGCGTTCACCTCGCCCGAGTTGTGGGAGGTGGAGCGAGAGCGGGTGTTCGGACAGAGGAGGTGGACGTCGCAAAGGGCCGTCCGTGCCCGTGATCCGCGAAGGTTTCCCCTGCCTCCGTCTCCCGTCTGCGGGTTCAGCGACGTCGGCCACCGGTAG
- a CDS encoding 3-hydroxybutyryl-CoA dehydrogenase yields MSTIQRVGVVGCGTMGSGIAHVCALAGLDVMVAAASSASLARGRERLTGSFDRALSKGKITVHDHEHALARVSYTSDLEDLADRQVVIESISENEPAKRELFARLDGVLQDPEAILASNTSSISVLGLARATGDGGRVIGMHFFNPVPALPLVEMVSTPLTDEKTAVRAEEFVTGVLGKRIIRSPDRAGFTVNALLIPYLLSAVRMVESGHVSADTVDDAMTLGCSHPMGPLRLADLIGLDVVASIAETLYEEFREPHYAPPPLLRRLVETGMLGRKTGQGFHHYDR; encoded by the coding sequence ATGAGCACCATCCAGAGGGTCGGAGTCGTCGGCTGCGGCACCATGGGGTCGGGCATCGCACATGTCTGCGCCCTCGCCGGACTCGATGTCATGGTCGCGGCGGCGTCGTCCGCCTCGCTCGCCAGGGGGAGAGAGCGGCTCACCGGATCATTCGACCGAGCGCTGAGCAAGGGCAAAATCACCGTTCACGACCACGAGCACGCTCTCGCCCGCGTGTCGTACACCAGTGACCTGGAGGACTTGGCGGACCGACAGGTGGTCATCGAGTCGATCAGCGAGAACGAGCCGGCCAAACGCGAGCTGTTCGCACGGCTCGACGGGGTCCTTCAGGATCCCGAAGCCATCCTCGCCTCCAACACCTCCTCCATCTCGGTCCTCGGACTGGCCCGGGCCACCGGTGACGGTGGCCGCGTGATCGGGATGCACTTCTTCAACCCGGTGCCCGCACTGCCGCTGGTGGAGATGGTCAGCACGCCGCTCACGGACGAGAAGACCGCCGTACGGGCCGAGGAGTTCGTGACGGGAGTCCTCGGCAAGCGGATCATCAGGTCCCCCGACCGCGCCGGCTTCACGGTCAACGCCCTGCTCATCCCGTACCTCCTGTCCGCCGTCAGGATGGTCGAGTCGGGCCACGTGTCGGCGGACACCGTGGACGACGCCATGACACTCGGCTGCTCCCACCCGATGGGCCCGCTGCGGCTCGCCGACCTCATCGGGCTGGACGTGGTCGCCTCCATCGCGGAAACCCTTTACGAGGAGTTCCGGGAGCCCCACTACGCGCCGCCTCCGCTGCTACGACGCCTGGTGGAGACGGGCATGCTGGGACGCAAGACGGGCCAGGGCTTCCATCACTACGACCGGTGA
- the ccrA gene encoding crotonyl-CoA carboxylase/reductase, translated as MDPLAEAVLAGAPPERLAQAPVPREYTAVHLSVEDLDVFGDAADRDVRRTLRVGPVPMPELAVDEVLVAVMASSINYNTVWSATFEPVPTFNFLRKLGRQGGTAARHDLPQHVVGSDAAGVVVRTGAGVRRWGVGDHVVVSCVQVDDQEPATHADGMLGAEQRIWGFETNFGGLAHYAVVRANQLLPKPAHLTWEEAASMMLCAATSYRMLVSDRGARIKQGDVVLIWGATGGLGAYAVQLVKNGGGIAVGVVSTEEKARRARELGCDVVINRADIGLDGDLGDHPDASIEAGKRLGRIIRAETGEDPHVVFDYIGQATFGISVFVVRRGGTVVTCGSSTGYQHRFDNRYLWMHLKRIVGSHAANLQEQSECNRLFRLGHLVPVLSTVYPLADTAEAARLVQTNRHTGKVGVLCLAPRPGLGVTDQHLRDRIGEQKLNPLRDTGNPARAVSAPPTPAVDPAAAVPAR; from the coding sequence ATGGACCCCCTGGCCGAAGCGGTGCTCGCCGGCGCGCCTCCGGAACGGCTGGCGCAAGCACCCGTGCCCCGCGAGTACACGGCCGTCCATCTGAGCGTCGAGGACCTGGACGTATTCGGTGACGCCGCCGACAGGGACGTCCGCCGCACGCTGAGGGTCGGCCCGGTGCCCATGCCGGAGCTGGCCGTGGACGAAGTGCTGGTCGCGGTGATGGCCAGCTCGATCAACTACAACACGGTGTGGTCGGCGACCTTCGAGCCGGTGCCGACCTTCAACTTCCTGCGGAAGCTCGGCCGCCAGGGCGGTACCGCCGCCCGGCACGACCTGCCCCAGCACGTCGTCGGTTCGGATGCCGCCGGAGTCGTCGTCCGCACCGGCGCCGGCGTACGCCGCTGGGGAGTGGGCGACCACGTCGTCGTCAGCTGCGTCCAGGTGGACGACCAGGAACCCGCCACCCACGCCGACGGCATGCTCGGCGCCGAGCAGCGGATCTGGGGCTTCGAGACGAACTTCGGCGGCCTGGCCCACTACGCGGTGGTGCGCGCCAACCAGTTGCTGCCCAAGCCGGCCCACCTGACCTGGGAGGAAGCCGCCTCCATGATGCTGTGCGCCGCAACCTCCTACCGGATGCTGGTGAGCGACCGGGGGGCCCGCATCAAGCAGGGCGACGTCGTACTGATCTGGGGTGCCACCGGCGGACTCGGCGCCTACGCCGTACAACTCGTCAAGAACGGCGGCGGCATCGCCGTTGGCGTGGTCAGCACGGAGGAAAAGGCCCGAAGGGCGCGGGAACTCGGCTGCGACGTCGTCATCAACCGCGCCGACATCGGCCTGGACGGCGACCTCGGCGACCATCCGGACGCGAGCATCGAGGCCGGCAAACGCCTCGGCAGGATCATCCGCGCCGAGACCGGCGAGGACCCGCACGTCGTGTTCGACTACATAGGCCAGGCCACGTTCGGCATCTCGGTCTTCGTCGTCCGCCGCGGCGGGACCGTCGTCACCTGCGGATCCAGCACCGGCTACCAACACCGCTTCGACAACCGGTACTTGTGGATGCACCTGAAACGAATCGTGGGCAGCCACGCCGCGAACCTGCAGGAGCAGTCGGAGTGCAACCGGCTGTTCCGCCTCGGTCACCTGGTTCCGGTCCTCTCCACCGTCTATCCGCTCGCCGACACGGCGGAGGCCGCCCGGCTCGTACAGACCAACCGGCACACCGGCAAGGTGGGCGTGCTGTGCCTGGCACCCCGACCCGGGCTCGGAGTGACCGACCAGCACCTGCGGGACCGCATCGGCGAGCAGAAGCTGAACCCGCTGCGCGACACGGGCAACCCGGCACGGGCAGTCTCCGCCCCGCCGACGCCAGCGGTCGACCCGGCAGCCGCGGTACCGGCCCGATGA
- a CDS encoding AfsR/SARP family transcriptional regulator produces the protein MPAPRQRVILAALVLNANRVVPVDNIASFVWDGTPPPSAAATIRTYVMRLRQVLGNAGRARITTRAPGYLIELDEDETDLGRFTAHRKAAGALAESGRTSEAVEELSRALALWRHDPLMDVPSRTLHDVEASHLQRLHLQTRIWRVDLDLELQRHAEILPELWQMAREHPLHEGLIGRLMLALFRSGQQPEALDLFQRTRAALIDQLGTEPGSELRAVQRRILRAEDEPPQHRGDLHEHREGRGGAGRSWPGWPTPAQLPQQITDFTARAEETHELGRLLRGGASPVGPATTVVVTGAGGIGKTALALHVAHAVRADFADGQIFVDLEGSTGHTAQPAEVLIRLLVGLGVPDVAVPKAMVNRISLFRSLIADRRMLIVLDDAANAAQVRPLIPGSGGSRVIVTSRHRLADLEGAHGVALDALDEDSSLELLERITGRRRIDAERPAARRLVVACAGVPLALRIVGCRLRDRPRRSLGALAHRLLGHRRLLDELHVGDLAVRTGLDTGYATLRDRSVHGIDLAAAFRTLGAGNTSYVRRDAAAELLNCSEENVEDVLDVLVDAHLLREHDQARYHLDALVRAYARERAEDEESLDQRVGSLRCLLRWYLRTLDRDARLFTSGVPERTYLARRPTAEWTDDDRVGLVEALAEAERTGLEAVGRQLVGELRARLPPHTLPRAASG, from the coding sequence GTGCCCGCCCCGAGGCAGCGGGTGATCCTCGCCGCTCTCGTGCTCAACGCGAACCGTGTGGTCCCGGTGGACAACATCGCCAGCTTCGTCTGGGACGGCACCCCGCCGCCCAGTGCCGCCGCCACCATCCGTACCTACGTCATGAGGCTGCGTCAGGTCCTGGGCAACGCCGGGCGGGCGCGCATCACCACCCGCGCACCCGGTTACCTGATCGAGCTGGACGAGGACGAGACCGATCTGGGACGGTTCACCGCCCACCGAAAGGCGGCCGGCGCCCTCGCCGAGTCGGGCCGGACCTCGGAGGCGGTCGAGGAACTCAGCAGGGCGCTCGCCCTGTGGCGGCACGACCCGCTGATGGACGTACCCTCGCGCACCCTCCACGATGTCGAGGCTTCCCATCTGCAGAGGCTTCACCTGCAGACCCGTATCTGGCGTGTGGACCTGGACCTCGAACTGCAGCGCCACGCCGAGATACTGCCCGAGCTGTGGCAGATGGCGCGGGAACACCCGCTCCACGAAGGACTCATCGGCCGTCTCATGCTGGCGCTCTTCCGTTCCGGTCAGCAGCCGGAGGCCCTCGACCTGTTCCAGCGGACCCGAGCCGCGCTGATCGACCAGCTGGGAACCGAGCCGGGCTCCGAACTACGGGCCGTCCAGCGGCGCATACTGCGGGCCGAGGACGAACCGCCGCAGCACCGGGGCGACCTGCATGAGCACCGGGAAGGACGGGGTGGCGCGGGCCGGTCCTGGCCGGGCTGGCCGACACCGGCCCAACTACCGCAACAGATCACGGACTTCACCGCCCGCGCCGAGGAGACCCATGAACTGGGACGCCTGCTGCGCGGCGGGGCGTCCCCCGTGGGTCCGGCCACGACGGTGGTGGTCACCGGAGCCGGCGGGATCGGCAAGACCGCGCTGGCCCTGCACGTGGCGCACGCCGTACGCGCAGATTTCGCCGACGGGCAGATCTTCGTGGACCTGGAAGGCAGCACCGGACACACCGCCCAACCCGCCGAGGTTCTCATTCGGTTACTCGTCGGACTGGGCGTACCCGACGTCGCGGTGCCGAAGGCCATGGTCAACCGGATCTCCCTCTTCCGGTCCCTGATCGCCGACCGCCGGATGCTCATCGTGCTCGACGACGCCGCGAACGCCGCACAGGTCCGGCCCCTCATCCCCGGCAGCGGCGGGAGCCGGGTGATCGTCACCAGCCGACACCGCCTCGCAGACCTCGAAGGCGCGCACGGTGTCGCGCTCGACGCCCTCGACGAGGACTCCTCCCTGGAACTCCTGGAACGGATCACCGGCCGTCGGCGGATCGACGCCGAACGGCCGGCCGCCCGGCGGCTCGTCGTCGCCTGCGCCGGTGTGCCGCTGGCCCTGCGCATCGTCGGCTGCCGCCTCCGCGACCGACCCCGCCGCAGCCTCGGTGCCCTCGCCCACCGCCTGCTCGGACACCGGCGGCTGCTCGACGAACTGCACGTCGGCGACCTGGCGGTGCGCACCGGCCTGGACACCGGGTACGCCACCCTGCGCGACCGGTCCGTGCACGGCATCGACCTCGCGGCGGCATTCCGCACCCTCGGCGCCGGCAACACGTCCTATGTCCGCCGGGACGCGGCGGCGGAGCTGCTCAACTGCTCCGAGGAGAACGTGGAGGACGTACTCGATGTGCTGGTGGACGCGCATCTGCTGCGCGAGCACGACCAGGCCCGCTACCACCTGGACGCCCTGGTGCGGGCATACGCCAGGGAACGCGCCGAGGACGAGGAGAGCCTGGACCAGCGGGTGGGATCACTGCGCTGTCTGCTCCGGTGGTATCTGCGCACCCTCGACCGGGATGCCCGTCTGTTCACATCGGGGGTTCCCGAGAGGACGTACCTGGCGCGCCGGCCGACCGCGGAGTGGACCGACGACGACCGCGTGGGACTCGTCGAGGCCCTCGCCGAGGCGGAGCGGACGGGCCTCGAAGCGGTCGGCCGGCAACTGGTCGGCGAGCTGCGAGCACGCTTGCCGCCGCATACCCTGCCGCGCGCGGCCTCCGGATGA
- a CDS encoding 4'-phosphopantetheinyl transferase family protein — MIDQLLPATTASAWAREDLTDTRLFPEEEAALGDAVDKRRREYTTVRACARRALAQLGLDPAPVVPGHRGAPRWPDGVVGSMTHCAGYRAAVVARATDIAAVGIDAEPHEALPEGVLDVVARPEERSWIAGADAATGVCWDRLLFGAKEAVFKVWYPLTGRELDFEEASITFDRRESTPGYVSGVFAARLLVPAPRRLTELTGRWMVGGGLSLAAVVLPAPAPGPG, encoded by the coding sequence GTGATCGACCAGCTTCTGCCCGCCACCACCGCCTCCGCCTGGGCCCGGGAGGACCTCACCGACACCCGCCTGTTCCCGGAGGAGGAAGCGGCGCTCGGCGACGCGGTGGACAAGCGCCGCCGGGAGTACACCACCGTACGGGCCTGCGCCCGCCGCGCTTTGGCGCAGCTCGGCCTGGATCCGGCTCCGGTCGTGCCGGGGCACCGAGGGGCGCCGCGGTGGCCGGACGGTGTGGTCGGCAGCATGACGCACTGCGCCGGCTACCGTGCCGCCGTCGTCGCCCGTGCGACCGACATCGCCGCTGTGGGGATCGACGCCGAACCCCACGAAGCCCTGCCGGAGGGGGTGCTCGATGTCGTGGCCCGGCCCGAGGAACGCTCCTGGATCGCCGGCGCCGACGCTGCCACCGGCGTGTGCTGGGACCGGCTTCTGTTCGGCGCCAAGGAAGCCGTCTTCAAGGTCTGGTACCCGCTCACGGGCCGGGAACTGGACTTCGAGGAGGCCTCGATCACCTTTGACCGCCGGGAAAGCACCCCGGGGTACGTGTCGGGCGTCTTCGCCGCCCGGCTCCTGGTGCCCGCCCCTCGCCGGCTGACGGAACTCACCGGCCGCTGGATGGTAGGGGGCGGGCTGTCCCTTGCCGCCGTCGTGCTGCCCGCCCCGGCACCCGGACCGGGGTGA
- a CDS encoding metallophosphoesterase family protein, whose protein sequence is MATSDLHVAYPENRRLAAGIRPHSDADWLIVAGDVGEITEDFTWALKLLRERFDTVIWAPGNHELWTPASDPVQLRGEERYLHLVDICRRLGVLTPEDPYPVWEGPGGPVTVAPLFVLYDYSFRTPTATTKEQALAQAYEAGVVCTDEMLLHPDPYPSREAWCHARVAETERRLAERDPDLPTVLVNHYPLVRDPTRVLYHPDFAQWCGTEQTAKWHLRYNAMAVVYGHLHIPRTTWHDGVRFEEVSVGYPREHRQRGMPRGVLRQILPAVTPS, encoded by the coding sequence ATGGCAACAAGCGATCTTCATGTGGCCTATCCGGAGAACCGGCGGCTCGCGGCCGGTATACGTCCTCACTCCGACGCCGACTGGCTCATCGTGGCCGGTGATGTCGGGGAGATTACCGAGGACTTCACGTGGGCGCTGAAGTTGTTGAGGGAACGTTTCGACACTGTTATCTGGGCGCCTGGGAACCATGAACTGTGGACTCCCGCGAGTGACCCGGTCCAGTTGCGCGGCGAGGAACGTTACCTCCACCTCGTCGACATCTGCCGTCGGCTCGGGGTGCTCACTCCGGAGGACCCCTACCCCGTGTGGGAGGGGCCGGGCGGCCCTGTCACGGTCGCCCCCCTCTTCGTTCTGTACGACTACAGCTTTCGCACCCCCACAGCCACGACCAAGGAGCAGGCGCTGGCCCAGGCGTACGAGGCCGGCGTGGTGTGCACCGACGAAATGCTCCTGCACCCCGATCCGTACCCGAGCCGCGAGGCGTGGTGCCACGCCCGGGTGGCGGAGACGGAGCGCCGGCTCGCCGAGCGCGACCCGGATCTGCCGACCGTTCTCGTCAACCACTACCCCCTGGTTCGGGACCCGACAAGGGTCCTGTACCACCCGGATTTCGCCCAGTGGTGCGGCACCGAACAGACCGCCAAGTGGCATCTGCGGTACAACGCCATGGCGGTGGTCTACGGGCATCTGCACATCCCCCGCACGACCTGGCACGACGGAGTTCGGTTCGAGGAGGTCTCGGTCGGCTACCCCCGCGAACACCGGCAGCGGGGGATGCCCCGCGGCGTTCTGCGCCAGATACTTCCGGCGGTGACACCCTCGTGA
- a CDS encoding thioesterase II family protein, with translation MDRSADEPDLWLRCFAAAPEARTQLVCFPHAGGSASSFHAMSGALAPTVEVLSVQYPGRQDRWAEKCVDNVPELVDRLLPVLTARAGNRPLALFGHSMGATLAYEVARRLERAGGANSPVTVFLSGRRAPHFERSEYIHQRDDRGILRELQLLGGSAAVALADPEILQMVMPAIRGDYRAAETYVHVPGPPLRCPVVALTGDADPRASVPEVEAWSEYAEGPFVTHVFKGGHFFLNDHPEAVHNTVRDHLSSLPVFGAGTA, from the coding sequence ATGGATCGTAGCGCCGATGAACCGGACCTGTGGCTCCGGTGCTTCGCGGCTGCCCCCGAGGCCCGGACACAGCTGGTCTGTTTCCCCCATGCCGGCGGATCGGCGAGTTCCTTCCACGCCATGTCGGGTGCGCTGGCGCCGACGGTGGAAGTACTGTCCGTGCAGTACCCGGGCAGGCAGGACCGGTGGGCCGAGAAGTGCGTCGACAACGTGCCGGAGCTGGTCGACCGGCTGCTGCCGGTCCTGACGGCCCGAGCCGGCAACCGGCCGCTGGCGCTGTTCGGCCACAGCATGGGCGCCACCCTCGCCTACGAGGTGGCGCGCCGCCTGGAGCGGGCAGGCGGGGCGAACAGCCCGGTCACCGTGTTCCTCTCGGGGCGCCGGGCGCCACACTTCGAGCGCAGTGAGTACATCCACCAGCGCGACGACCGGGGAATCCTGCGGGAGTTGCAACTGCTGGGCGGCTCGGCCGCCGTGGCGCTGGCCGATCCGGAGATCCTGCAGATGGTCATGCCCGCCATCCGCGGCGACTACCGCGCGGCGGAGACGTACGTGCACGTTCCGGGACCGCCGCTGCGCTGCCCGGTCGTGGCACTGACCGGGGACGCCGACCCGCGTGCGTCCGTGCCGGAGGTCGAGGCCTGGAGCGAGTACGCCGAAGGGCCGTTCGTCACGCATGTCTTCAAGGGCGGTCACTTCTTCCTCAATGATCATCCGGAGGCGGTGCACAACACCGTCCGCGACCATCTCAGCTCGCTCCCGGTCTTCGGTGCGGGCACCGCTTAA
- a CDS encoding O-methyltransferase, with protein sequence MAEQIGMTPRLLEYVRDTSLREDDVLRELREVTAGLPAGTAMQVPAEEGQLLALLVRLTGANAVLEIGTFTGYSTLCMARALPLGGRLVTCDITDRWPSIGAEYWKRAGVDSVIDLRVGDAAETLEGLLAQEGPGTFDLVFIDADKANYPRYYELSLELLRPGGLVVVDNTLFFGRVADPEFTDADTAGVRELNARLHEDERVELSMLTMADGITLARRRDV encoded by the coding sequence ATGGCTGAGCAGATCGGCATGACCCCACGGCTTCTCGAGTACGTGAGGGACACCTCTCTGCGCGAGGACGACGTTCTGCGGGAGTTGCGTGAGGTGACCGCCGGGCTGCCCGCCGGCACGGCCATGCAGGTGCCTGCCGAGGAGGGGCAGCTCCTCGCGCTGCTGGTCCGCCTCACCGGGGCGAACGCGGTGCTGGAGATCGGCACTTTCACCGGCTACAGCACCCTGTGCATGGCCCGTGCCCTGCCCCTCGGTGGAAGGCTGGTGACCTGCGACATCACCGACCGATGGCCGTCGATCGGCGCGGAGTACTGGAAGCGGGCCGGGGTGGACTCCGTGATCGACCTGCGGGTGGGCGACGCGGCCGAAACCCTGGAGGGGCTGCTCGCACAGGAGGGCCCGGGAACCTTCGACCTGGTGTTCATCGACGCGGACAAGGCGAACTACCCGCGGTACTACGAGCTGTCCCTTGAGCTGCTCAGGCCCGGCGGCCTCGTCGTGGTGGACAACACGCTCTTCTTCGGCCGGGTCGCCGACCCGGAGTTCACGGACGCCGACACCGCGGGCGTCCGTGAACTCAACGCCCGGCTGCACGAGGACGAGCGGGTGGAGCTGAGCATGCTCACCATGGCCGACGGCATCACACTCGCACGGCGCAGGGACGTCTGA
- a CDS encoding HAD-IIIC family phosphatase produces MSDKTGADAPAMVKCLVWDLDNTLWQGTLLEDVEVRLPDAIRTAVVELDSRGILQSVCSRNDHDLAWARLEELGIAEYFVLPEIGWGPKSEAVRRIAEGLSFAHRTIAFIDDQPAERAEVAYHLPDVRCYPAEEALTLTGLPEFSPAVSTVDSRRRREMYQAGFRRESERSDFEGPDQEFLRSLELVMRIDRATGEEITRVEELTLRTSQMNATGVHYSDRALRDLLADPGHEVLVTSLTDRFGPHGAVGVMLLEKHPAVWHLKLLATSCRVVSFGAGSVILSWLVSQAAAAGVHLVADFRRTDRNRMMEVAYRFAGFDEEPCACRDAVATAHARAGGAEEVERLHLAAAPQPPSATIRLVAPDLAVRAAADSSVAAGA; encoded by the coding sequence ATGAGCGACAAGACCGGCGCCGACGCGCCGGCCATGGTGAAGTGCCTGGTCTGGGATCTGGACAACACCCTCTGGCAGGGCACGCTGCTGGAGGACGTGGAGGTACGGCTGCCCGACGCGATACGAACGGCCGTCGTCGAACTGGACTCACGCGGCATCCTGCAGTCCGTGTGCAGCCGAAACGACCACGACCTCGCCTGGGCGCGTCTGGAGGAGCTGGGCATCGCCGAGTACTTCGTCCTGCCCGAGATCGGCTGGGGCCCCAAGTCCGAAGCGGTCAGACGTATCGCCGAAGGCCTCAGCTTCGCCCACCGGACCATCGCCTTCATCGACGACCAGCCCGCCGAGCGGGCCGAAGTGGCCTACCACCTCCCGGACGTACGCTGCTACCCGGCCGAGGAGGCACTGACCCTCACCGGCCTGCCCGAGTTCAGCCCCGCCGTCAGCACGGTGGACTCCCGGCGCCGGCGGGAGATGTACCAGGCCGGCTTCCGCAGGGAGAGTGAACGGTCCGACTTCGAGGGCCCCGACCAGGAGTTCCTGCGCTCCCTCGAACTGGTGATGCGCATCGACCGGGCCACCGGGGAGGAGATCACCCGCGTCGAGGAACTCACCCTGCGCACCAGCCAGATGAACGCCACCGGAGTGCACTACTCGGACCGGGCGCTGCGCGACCTGCTGGCGGATCCCGGCCACGAGGTCCTGGTCACCAGCCTCACCGACAGGTTCGGGCCCCATGGAGCCGTCGGCGTGATGTTGTTGGAGAAACACCCGGCCGTATGGCATCTGAAGCTGCTTGCCACGTCCTGCCGTGTGGTCTCCTTCGGCGCCGGATCGGTCATCCTGAGCTGGCTGGTGAGCCAGGCCGCCGCGGCCGGGGTCCATCTCGTGGCCGACTTCCGCAGGACGGACCGTAACCGCATGATGGAAGTCGCCTACCGGTTCGCGGGATTCGACGAGGAGCCCTGCGCCTGCCGGGACGCCGTGGCGACGGCGCACGCGCGGGCCGGGGGAGCGGAGGAGGTCGAGCGGCTGCACCTGGCCGCGGCACCGCAGCCCCCGTCCGCGACGATCCGGCTGGTCGCACCTGACCTGGCCGTGCGGGCCGCCGCCGACAGCTCGGTGGCGGCCGGGGCCTGA
- a CDS encoding acyl-CoA dehydrogenase family protein — MSDRLAEATASVTGLVGDRAGDWDRSGLLPAELLRKLGAAGQLCTGVPTEYGGLGWDSRTGGEFTAHVGSLCSSLRSVMTSQGMAAWTVERLGTDAQRRELLPRLASGELAAVGFSEPQAGSDLSGIDTRITADGDSVVVDGHKVWMTAAHYADLLIVFGRLGDGGAAVVVPARAPGVQVRRVADPLGCRAAGHAEVRLDSVRLPADSVLGGEGLSLPLLVTTALAYGRMSVAWGCVGILRACLAATTRHASSRTQFGQPLARHQLVAKHLADLFVGEQVATRACEHASHCWDNGSPDMVISTILAKHVSAGHAARGAASAVQVMASAGAQDGHPVARAFRDAKLMELIEGSNEMCELMLAQHALTTVEPS, encoded by the coding sequence GTGAGTGACCGTCTCGCCGAGGCGACGGCCTCGGTCACCGGCCTGGTCGGTGACCGGGCCGGTGACTGGGACCGGTCGGGCCTGCTCCCGGCCGAACTGCTGAGAAAGCTGGGCGCCGCCGGGCAGTTGTGCACCGGCGTGCCCACCGAGTACGGCGGCCTGGGCTGGGACAGCCGCACCGGCGGCGAGTTCACCGCCCACGTCGGCAGCCTGTGCAGTTCGCTGCGCAGTGTCATGACCTCCCAGGGCATGGCCGCCTGGACCGTCGAACGGCTTGGCACCGACGCACAGCGCCGGGAACTGCTGCCCCGCCTCGCCTCGGGCGAGCTGGCCGCCGTCGGCTTCAGCGAGCCCCAGGCCGGCAGCGACCTGTCCGGCATCGACACCCGCATCACCGCCGACGGCGACAGCGTCGTGGTCGACGGCCACAAGGTGTGGATGACGGCCGCTCACTACGCGGACCTGCTCATCGTCTTCGGACGGCTGGGCGACGGCGGCGCCGCCGTGGTCGTGCCCGCCCGGGCACCCGGCGTCCAGGTGCGACGGGTCGCCGATCCACTCGGCTGCCGCGCCGCCGGACACGCCGAGGTCCGCCTCGACTCGGTCCGCCTCCCCGCCGACAGCGTGCTGGGAGGCGAGGGCCTGTCCCTGCCGCTGCTCGTGACCACCGCCCTGGCCTACGGGAGGATGTCGGTCGCCTGGGGGTGCGTCGGCATCCTGCGCGCCTGTCTGGCCGCCACCACCCGGCACGCCTCGTCCCGCACGCAGTTCGGACAGCCGCTCGCCCGCCACCAGCTCGTCGCCAAGCATTTGGCCGACCTGTTCGTCGGGGAACAGGTCGCCACCCGCGCCTGCGAACACGCCAGCCACTGCTGGGACAACGGCTCCCCGGACATGGTGATCTCCACCATCCTCGCCAAGCACGTCAGTGCCGGCCACGCGGCCCGCGGCGCAGCGTCGGCCGTACAGGTCATGGCCTCGGCGGGGGCCCAGGACGGCCACCCGGTGGCCCGCGCCTTCCGGGACGCCAAACTGATGGAACTCATCGAGGGCAGCAACGAGATGTGTGAACTGATGCTCGCCCAACACGCGTTGACAACTGTGGAGCCGTCATGA
- a CDS encoding acyl carrier protein, whose product MTMPSETVEKELLDFLEVRTRTVWEADTDLFASGGLSSLFAMELVVHLEKSYDIGIRGADLRLDNFRTVAGMAALVRRLRAAAGDNGE is encoded by the coding sequence ATGACCATGCCATCGGAGACCGTGGAGAAGGAACTCCTCGACTTCCTTGAGGTCCGCACCAGGACCGTGTGGGAGGCGGACACGGACCTCTTCGCGTCCGGCGGCCTATCGTCCCTGTTCGCGATGGAACTCGTCGTCCATCTGGAGAAGTCGTACGACATCGGGATCCGGGGCGCCGACCTGCGCCTGGACAACTTCCGTACTGTCGCGGGCATGGCGGCCCTGGTCCGCCGACTGCGAGCGGCCGCCGGGGACAACGGTGAGTGA